From the genome of Nicotiana sylvestris chromosome 2, ASM39365v2, whole genome shotgun sequence, one region includes:
- the LOC138886231 gene encoding uncharacterized protein: MEKYAKAYDVKVWRVIKKGNYPLLAAAQPLVDPEDIDSYTDEQIVVVQVKNKAKNLRYNAISGEEYEKISSCDTSKEMWDKLEVTYEGTSKVKETHINMLVHDYELFQMKEGESIEEMFARFSKITSDLKAFGKPYSSGDQVRKILRSLPTTWQTKVVTLESQDLNKLSYDELRGELIAFEKAQLNKINQEEKKKTIIFKSTTEIAENDLDDDPEALQEEIAMMSRNMDGLMRRFRNTRRGRIPPRRSRQYNEHDKNYGKCYECGRFGHIQAECPDLKTKISRGFNKNKPFGS; encoded by the coding sequence ATGGAAAAATATGCAAAGGCCTATGATGTTAAAGTGTGGAGAGTTATCAAAAAGGGGAACTATCCTCTGCTGGCTGCCGCTCAACCACTTGTTGATCCTGAAGATATAGACTCATATACCGATGAGCAAATAGTGGTTGTGCAAGTCAAGAATAAGGCAAAAAATTTGCGCTATAATGCTATAAGTGGTGAAGAGTATGAGAAAATATCCAGTTGTGATACATCCAAAGAGATGTGGGATAAGCTTGAAGTTACATACGAAGGAACTAGCAAAGTAAAAGAAACACATATCAACATGTTGGTTCATGATTATGAACTCTTTCAGATGAAAGAAGGAGAATCTATTGAAGAGATGTTTGCCAGATTCAGTAAAATCACCAGCGATCTAAAAGCTTTCGGCAAACCATATTCAAGTGGTGATCAAGTTAGAAAGATTCTTAGAAGCCTACCAACTACTTGGCAGACTAAAGTAGTCACACTTGAATCACAGGATCTGAATAAGTTATCTTATGATGAACTTCGAGGAGAACTCATAGCCTTCGAAAAGGCacaacttaataaaataaaccaagaagaaaagaagaaaacaattaTATTCAAGTCCACAACTGAAATAGCTGAAAATGATCTCGATGATGACCCTGAAGCTCTCCAAGAAGAAATTGCTATGATGTCAAGAAACATGGATGGTTTAATGAGAAGATTCAGGAATACGAGAAGAGGAAGGATTCCACCTAGGCGATCCAGGCAATATAACGAACACGATAAGAATTATGGAaaatgctatgagtgtggaagaTTTGGACACATTCAAGCTGAGTGTCCAGATCTAAAAACAAAAATCTCCAGAGGTTTCAACAAGAACAAGCCATTTGGAAGCTAG